In a single window of the Bacillus clarus genome:
- a CDS encoding sugar transferase has product MKRLFDLFVSLSLLVFFLPLIIIVAVLVRIKLGSPIIFKQQRPGLHGVPFFLYKFRTMTDEKDSEGNALPDDVRFTRFGGFLRKYSLDELPQLFNVIKGDLSLVGPRPLLMEYLELYTEEQAKRHNVRPGITGWAQVNGRNAISWEEKFDFDIWYAKKRTFWLDMKILLLTAKKVFKSEGINQVGHVTVEKFNGTKNS; this is encoded by the coding sequence ATGAAAAGACTTTTTGATTTGTTCGTTTCTTTGTCATTATTGGTGTTTTTTTTACCTCTTATTATAATAGTGGCTGTTTTAGTTAGAATTAAATTGGGTTCCCCTATCATATTTAAGCAGCAACGCCCGGGATTGCATGGTGTCCCCTTTTTTCTTTATAAGTTTAGAACTATGACTGACGAGAAGGATAGTGAGGGGAATGCGTTGCCCGATGATGTAAGGTTTACCCGTTTCGGAGGGTTTCTGAGAAAATATAGTTTAGATGAATTGCCACAGTTGTTTAATGTTATAAAAGGGGACTTAAGTTTGGTAGGTCCAAGACCATTATTGATGGAGTATTTGGAACTATACACAGAAGAGCAGGCCAAACGACATAATGTCAGACCAGGGATTACGGGATGGGCCCAAGTAAATGGCAGAAACGCGATTTCTTGGGAGGAAAAATTTGATTTTGATATATGGTATGCAAAAAAACGGACTTTTTGGCTTGATATGAAAATTTTGTTGTTAACGGCAAAGAAAGTATTTAAGTCAGAAGGAATCAATCAGGTTGGGCATGTAACTGTGGAAAAATTTAATGGTACAAAGAATTCTTGA
- a CDS encoding lasso peptide isopeptide bond-forming cyclase, protein MSAITGIYHLNGEPIPPEHRIGIMKDLSRYPGDNTDIWYKENIFFGSHAKWITSESINEQLPYYDYETQLVITADAIIDNRNELFDRLQVEKVHRREMPDSKLILLAYQKWGEHVPKYLVGDFAFMIWDERKQLLFGARDFSGSRTFYFYRNQNQFAFCTSIQPLFSLPYVGKELNEQWLAEYLAIPNMLDTIDAFSTVHKNIEQVPPSHTISVVKERVSIAKYDTLFVEEQLQLKSNEDYEEAFRDVFESAVTSRLRTHRNVGSHLSGGLDSGAVASFAARALQKENKKLYTFSSVPAEGFTDWTRGHTIADEKPFIQTTVQHVGNIKGNYLNFPGENSFSEIDDWLEIMEMPYKFFENSVWVKGIYEKAQQQGIGVLLNGARGNFTISWGPALDYYAILLKKFSWLQLYREIDLYGKNVGVKKSRILKVVGEKAFPSIKNMFSSEQQYELPTLVSPELAKRTDVFRKLEEHGVKVTGASIPNIYEIRQKHFEQPNLWNTTGTSGTKLSLRYGLQGHDPTNDLRVIRFCLSLPLEQFVQNGLNRALVRRATKGFLPDKVRLNQRVRGIQAADVVHRMIPSWKMFIEELQQLSEDPVASNFFNIEIIKNAILKIQREPRVEYVFDPDFRILMRSLIVYRFIKKYI, encoded by the coding sequence ATGAGTGCAATAACCGGAATTTATCATTTAAATGGAGAACCGATACCGCCTGAGCATAGGATTGGAATCATGAAGGATTTATCTCGTTATCCAGGTGACAATACCGATATATGGTACAAGGAAAATATTTTTTTTGGCTCCCATGCAAAATGGATAACATCTGAATCTATTAATGAACAATTACCTTACTATGATTATGAAACACAGTTGGTTATAACTGCGGATGCTATTATTGATAATCGCAATGAATTATTCGATAGATTGCAAGTAGAAAAGGTACATAGAAGAGAGATGCCTGATAGTAAGTTGATTTTACTCGCTTATCAAAAGTGGGGAGAGCATGTACCAAAGTATCTAGTTGGTGATTTTGCTTTTATGATTTGGGATGAGAGAAAGCAATTGCTCTTTGGTGCACGTGATTTTTCAGGAAGTCGGACTTTTTACTTTTACCGCAATCAAAATCAATTTGCTTTTTGTACTAGCATACAACCGCTGTTTTCTTTACCGTACGTCGGGAAGGAATTGAATGAGCAATGGTTAGCTGAATATTTAGCGATACCTAATATGCTTGATACAATAGATGCATTTTCAACAGTGCATAAAAATATAGAGCAAGTCCCCCCTTCTCATACTATCTCCGTAGTTAAGGAAAGAGTTAGTATTGCGAAATACGACACGTTATTTGTAGAGGAGCAGTTGCAACTCAAATCAAATGAAGATTATGAAGAGGCGTTCAGGGACGTGTTTGAAAGCGCAGTAACGTCAAGGTTACGTACTCATCGTAATGTTGGTTCTCATTTAAGTGGGGGATTAGATTCAGGTGCTGTTGCTAGCTTTGCTGCGAGAGCCCTGCAAAAAGAGAACAAAAAATTATATACATTCAGCTCAGTACCTGCGGAAGGGTTTACTGATTGGACTCGTGGTCATACGATAGCTGATGAAAAGCCATTTATTCAAACTACAGTACAACATGTAGGGAATATTAAAGGGAATTATTTGAATTTTCCGGGAGAAAATTCTTTCTCAGAAATTGATGATTGGCTTGAGATTATGGAGATGCCATATAAATTTTTCGAAAATTCCGTCTGGGTGAAAGGAATTTATGAAAAAGCCCAACAACAAGGGATTGGGGTGCTCTTAAATGGAGCGAGAGGAAATTTCACAATCTCTTGGGGGCCAGCTTTAGATTATTATGCGATTTTACTTAAAAAGTTCAGCTGGTTGCAGCTTTATCGTGAAATTGATTTGTACGGTAAAAATGTTGGGGTCAAAAAATCGAGAATACTGAAAGTTGTAGGGGAGAAAGCATTTCCATCGATAAAAAACATGTTTTCCTCGGAACAGCAATACGAACTGCCAACGTTAGTTAGTCCAGAACTTGCAAAACGTACTGATGTATTTAGAAAGCTTGAAGAACATGGTGTGAAAGTAACAGGGGCTTCTATCCCAAATATATATGAAATAAGGCAGAAACATTTTGAACAACCAAACTTGTGGAATACAACGGGTACAAGTGGAACAAAGCTCTCCTTGCGCTATGGTTTACAAGGGCATGATCCAACGAATGACTTACGGGTAATTCGATTCTGTTTATCGTTACCACTCGAACAATTTGTTCAAAATGGCTTAAATCGTGCACTTGTCCGGAGGGCCACAAAAGGATTTCTTCCTGACAAAGTAAGATTAAATCAACGTGTGCGGGGAATACAGGCAGCTGATGTGGTCCATCGCATGATTCCTTCATGGAAAATGTTTATCGAGGAACTTCAGCAGCTTAGTGAAGACCCAGTGGCCTCTAACTTTTTTAATATAGAGATTATTAAGAATGCGATTTTGAAAATTCAAAGAGAACCACGAGTAGAATACGTGTTTGATCCAGATTTTAGAATTTTAATGCGTAGTCTTATTGTCTATCGATTTATCAAAAAATATATTTGA
- a CDS encoding acetyltransferase, with translation MRIIMIGAGGHSKVIRDIILSYGNYEIIAQLDDVYKELKIEDGVYFGPISAAVKLMGEHVDTKFVIAIGNNRTRKIIMEQLEIPSHRYATLIHKQSIVSLSAKIGAGTVIMPGAIVNADVEIGNHVIVNSGAIIEHDNKVNDFAHISPNAVLTGSVTVGTGVHIGAGVNVIPNITIGDWSVIGAGATVICDIVANCKAVGIPARVIKKEL, from the coding sequence ATGCGAATAATTATGATTGGGGCAGGTGGTCATAGTAAAGTAATCCGAGATATTATCCTATCGTATGGAAATTATGAAATCATTGCGCAATTAGATGATGTGTATAAAGAGTTAAAAATTGAGGATGGTGTTTATTTTGGACCTATTTCTGCAGCTGTAAAGTTAATGGGTGAGCATGTAGATACAAAGTTCGTGATAGCTATAGGGAATAACAGAACAAGAAAGATAATTATGGAGCAGTTAGAGATTCCCAGTCATCGCTATGCGACGCTTATACATAAACAATCTATTGTTAGTTTAAGTGCAAAGATTGGAGCTGGTACGGTTATTATGCCAGGTGCAATTGTTAATGCAGATGTTGAAATTGGGAATCACGTGATTGTCAATTCAGGCGCTATTATTGAACATGATAATAAGGTAAATGATTTTGCACATATTTCCCCAAATGCAGTGCTTACAGGATCCGTTACTGTAGGAACAGGAGTACATATAGGAGCAGGAGTTAATGTAATTCCAAATATTACAATTGGCGATTGGTCCGTTATCGGTGCCGGAGCAACAGTGATCTGTGACATTGTAGCAAATTGTAAAGCCGTTGGCATTCCAGCTAGAGTAATAAAAAAAGAATTATAG
- a CDS encoding lasso peptide biosynthesis PqqD family chaperone — MSSKQTISLHSFVVQGQENVVSDMDGEKVMMSIHNGKYYNLGGIGGEIWSLINELISVNQVIDILLSRYMIEEAECKEQVLSFLNHLYAEGLISVDEKL, encoded by the coding sequence ATGAGTAGTAAACAAACAATTTCATTACACAGTTTTGTTGTACAAGGCCAGGAAAATGTAGTGAGCGATATGGATGGGGAGAAAGTGATGATGAGCATCCATAATGGGAAATACTATAACTTAGGAGGTATAGGTGGTGAAATTTGGAGTTTAATTAATGAATTAATATCTGTTAATCAAGTGATTGATATATTATTGTCCCGATATATGATTGAAGAGGCAGAATGTAAGGAACAAGTACTCTCTTTCTTAAATCATTTGTATGCAGAAGGGTTGATCTCGGTTGATGAAAAACTTTGA
- a CDS encoding DegT/DnrJ/EryC1/StrS family aminotransferase, protein MVYSQEKIRIYLSAPHMSGNEQKYIGEAFDMNWIAPLGPNVDAFESELSSHVGVLDAAAVSSGTSAIHLALRLLDVKDGDTVFCSSLTFIASANPILYLGAKPVFIDSELETWNMSPQALERALRDANEKGILPKAVIVVNLYGQSAKIDEILSLCNEYDIPVIEDAAESLGSSYKGKASGTFGKFGIYSFNGNKIITTSGGGMLVSNDVEALRKARFLATQARDPAPHYQHSEVGYNYRMSNILAGVGRAQLQVLQERVHARRRIFDRYYQELSHIPGVQFMPELEDTYSNRWLTVLTVDEEKTGVSIQALLKQLENENIEARPVWKPLHMQPLFEDVMYYPHSESKDVSRKLFETGVCLPSGSGMTEKDQTRVITCIKNILTISAGM, encoded by the coding sequence GTGGTATACTCACAGGAAAAAATAAGAATCTATCTCTCCGCTCCACATATGAGCGGTAATGAACAAAAATATATAGGGGAAGCATTTGATATGAATTGGATTGCTCCACTTGGTCCAAATGTAGATGCGTTTGAAAGTGAACTTTCATCCCATGTTGGAGTTCTTGATGCGGCTGCAGTTAGTTCAGGAACCTCTGCTATCCATTTGGCACTTCGCTTACTGGATGTAAAAGATGGAGATACGGTGTTTTGTTCAAGTCTTACTTTTATAGCGAGCGCAAATCCAATTTTATATTTAGGGGCTAAACCAGTATTTATTGATTCTGAGCTTGAAACGTGGAATATGTCGCCACAAGCTTTAGAACGTGCATTACGTGATGCAAATGAGAAAGGAATACTTCCGAAAGCAGTCATTGTTGTAAATTTATATGGACAAAGCGCTAAAATAGATGAAATTCTTTCGTTATGTAATGAATATGATATCCCAGTGATAGAAGATGCAGCAGAATCACTCGGTTCTTCCTATAAAGGTAAAGCAAGCGGGACATTCGGAAAATTTGGTATTTATTCGTTCAACGGCAATAAAATCATTACAACTTCAGGTGGAGGTATGCTTGTTTCGAATGATGTCGAAGCATTGAGAAAAGCAAGATTTTTAGCTACTCAAGCAAGAGATCCGGCTCCACACTACCAACATAGTGAGGTTGGATATAATTATCGTATGAGTAATATTTTAGCGGGTGTAGGTAGAGCTCAGTTGCAGGTCTTACAAGAGAGAGTACATGCAAGAAGACGAATATTTGATAGATATTATCAAGAATTATCTCATATTCCAGGGGTACAGTTTATGCCTGAGTTAGAGGATACTTATTCAAACCGATGGCTTACAGTTCTTACTGTAGATGAAGAAAAAACAGGAGTATCGATTCAGGCATTACTGAAACAACTGGAAAATGAAAACATTGAGGCGCGTCCTGTTTGGAAGCCTCTTCATATGCAACCTTTATTTGAAGATGTAATGTATTATCCGCATAGTGAGAGTAAGGATGTTTCTAGAAAATTATTTGAAACAGGCGTATGCCTTCCATCTGGATCAGGTATGACAGAAAAAGATCAGACAAGAGTTATTACATGTATTAAGAATATATTGACGATAAGTGCTGGCATGTAA
- a CDS encoding aldolase, translated as MIHTVKKEIYKAFGLALLSEIPLPELPQVSNYENEVDVKVETADLSQLWGELSSPKSVFVVEEELIMFQIPETATFCIQNGEKIIVSPMKGSDQDKIRLYILGTCMGALLMQRKILPLHGSVIAINGKAYAFVGRSGAGKSTLASALLSKGYKLLSDDVIAVSLSEDNTPFVTPSYPQQKLWKESLDQFGMETAHYQPLFERETKYAVPVTANFFEEPLPLAGVFELVKVENGDVELQQIEGLERLRTLLRHTYRNSLIPRLGMMEWHFMHSTNMVNKIDMFQLRRPISKFTAHDLVSKILESLKEEEK; from the coding sequence ATGATACATACTGTAAAGAAAGAGATTTACAAAGCCTTCGGATTAGCCCTATTAAGTGAGATTCCCCTGCCGGAATTGCCTCAAGTAAGTAATTACGAAAATGAAGTAGACGTAAAAGTAGAAACTGCAGATTTGTCCCAATTATGGGGAGAGTTATCTTCTCCGAAGTCAGTGTTTGTAGTTGAAGAAGAATTAATTATGTTTCAAATCCCCGAAACTGCTACGTTTTGTATTCAAAATGGAGAAAAAATCATTGTTTCACCTATGAAAGGGTCTGATCAAGATAAGATTCGGCTTTATATTCTTGGGACTTGTATGGGAGCATTGTTGATGCAGAGAAAAATACTCCCTCTGCATGGAAGTGTAATAGCCATCAATGGAAAGGCGTATGCTTTTGTAGGAAGATCGGGAGCTGGAAAATCAACTCTTGCATCAGCCCTTTTAAGCAAAGGCTATAAGCTTTTAAGCGATGATGTAATTGCTGTGTCTCTTTCTGAGGATAATACACCTTTTGTTACACCATCTTACCCGCAACAAAAGTTATGGAAAGAGAGTCTTGATCAGTTTGGAATGGAGACAGCGCATTATCAGCCATTATTTGAAAGGGAAACTAAATATGCTGTCCCCGTTACAGCTAACTTTTTCGAGGAACCATTACCATTGGCAGGTGTATTCGAATTAGTGAAAGTAGAAAATGGGGATGTTGAACTTCAGCAGATTGAAGGACTGGAGAGACTACGCACATTGCTGCGTCATACATATAGGAATTCATTAATCCCACGATTGGGGATGATGGAATGGCATTTTATGCATTCTACAAATATGGTAAACAAAATAGATATGTTTCAATTGAGACGTCCTATTTCAAAGTTTACGGCACATGATTTAGTATCCAAAATTCTAGAGTCTTTAAAAGAGGAGGAAAAATAA
- a CDS encoding lipopolysaccharide biosynthesis protein: protein MRVKNSIINISAGIGSQVIITLLSFVSRTIFITYLGVEYLGVNGLFTNILGMLSLAEAGIGSAIIYNLYKPVAENNQDRINMLMNFYRKAYMAIALIVLLLGLLLLPFLGYIAKDAKVDNIHFIYIIFLINTASSYLFSYKTSFLNVCQKGYIVTGIYSISSIISTCVKIGILYFTHSYILYLIIDIIITISTSAFLAILVDKMYPFLKNKAASKLDSETKSNIVKNVKALVLHNIGGYIVFGTDNMLIASFVSVTAVGLYSNYYMLINICRTFINQIFDNINHSVGNLVAKESDEKIYSIFKVTMLCNFWIYSFFSIFLYIIMQPFITLWIGSKFIMDISVLIILMMNFYVSGMRRSISMVKTTSGIFHEDRYAPFLEAAVNLLASIVLVQYMGITGVFIGTLISTLVVPFWIAPYLVYKKVFRKPVRDYFFKYTYYVMIGLGACVITSLICGLIPYNGLLELILRGMICLIIPNAIYVFVFYKTDEFKYLFGVVKSIMGNLRVKIQSNKKGTF, encoded by the coding sequence ATGAGAGTTAAAAATTCAATAATTAATATATCAGCCGGTATAGGTAGTCAAGTTATTATTACGTTACTAAGTTTTGTTTCCAGAACCATATTTATTACTTATTTAGGTGTTGAGTACCTGGGGGTAAATGGATTATTTACTAATATATTAGGAATGTTATCTTTAGCTGAAGCAGGAATAGGATCTGCTATCATATATAATCTATATAAACCAGTGGCAGAAAATAATCAGGATAGAATCAATATGCTTATGAATTTTTATAGAAAGGCATATATGGCAATAGCTTTAATAGTATTGTTACTAGGATTACTTTTGTTACCTTTTCTTGGATATATCGCTAAAGATGCAAAGGTAGACAATATTCATTTTATTTATATTATATTTTTAATTAATACAGCTTCATCTTATCTGTTTTCTTATAAAACCTCATTTTTAAATGTTTGTCAAAAGGGATATATTGTTACAGGGATTTATTCTATCTCATCCATTATATCTACTTGCGTTAAAATAGGAATTTTATACTTTACGCATAGTTATATTTTATATCTAATAATCGATATTATTATAACAATCAGTACCTCTGCGTTCTTGGCTATATTGGTAGATAAGATGTACCCATTTTTAAAAAATAAAGCAGCAAGCAAATTAGATAGTGAAACCAAAAGTAATATTGTTAAAAATGTAAAGGCTTTAGTGCTACATAATATAGGTGGATATATTGTCTTTGGTACTGATAACATGTTAATTGCGTCTTTTGTCAGTGTTACAGCTGTTGGATTGTATTCAAATTATTATATGTTAATTAACATTTGTAGAACCTTTATAAATCAAATCTTTGATAATATTAATCATAGTGTAGGGAATTTGGTTGCAAAAGAAAGCGATGAAAAAATTTATAGCATATTTAAGGTTACTATGCTTTGTAATTTTTGGATATACTCATTTTTTTCCATATTTTTATATATTATAATGCAACCCTTTATTACTTTATGGATTGGTTCGAAATTTATTATGGATATAAGTGTGTTAATTATATTAATGATGAATTTTTATGTATCAGGAATGAGACGTTCTATATCTATGGTCAAAACAACATCAGGGATTTTTCATGAAGATAGGTATGCTCCCTTTTTAGAGGCTGCCGTGAATCTGCTGGCTTCTATTGTCTTGGTGCAATATATGGGCATAACAGGTGTTTTTATTGGAACACTTATAAGTACACTAGTGGTGCCATTTTGGATTGCTCCTTATTTAGTATATAAGAAAGTATTTCGTAAACCGGTTAGGGATTATTTTTTTAAATATACTTACTATGTGATGATAGGGTTAGGAGCTTGTGTTATCACAAGTTTAATATGTGGTCTTATTCCGTACAATGGATTACTAGAATTAATATTAAGAGGGATGATTTGTTTAATAATTCCAAATGCTATTTATGTATTTGTTTTTTATAAGACAGATGAATTTAAGTATTTATTTGGAGTTGTTAAAAGTATAATGGGAAACCTGAGGGTGAAAATTCAGTCAAACAAAAAGGGTACTTTTTAA
- a CDS encoding paeninodin family lasso peptide: MKQEWQSPVLEVLDINMTMAGPGKRLVDQVFEDEDEQGALHHS, from the coding sequence ATGAAACAAGAATGGCAATCACCAGTATTAGAAGTGCTTGATATCAACATGACAATGGCTGGACCTGGAAAGAGACTTGTTGACCAAGTTTTTGAAGATGAGGATGAGCAAGGCGCTCTTCACCACAGCTAA